The Balneola sp. genome segment TACCAGGAACAAAAAGATTATCAGCTGAAGAATTAATTAGAGGCTATGACGTTGAGGGAACGTTATCGTAAATTTTTCTCAAAGAATTAATTTGAGATATACGTTCCGTTTTTTATCATCCCGCCAACAACAACGGTAAATCCAATCAATTACATTATGGACCAAGCAGAGATTTTTGAGTCAGCAAAAGCCGGTAATCTTGAAGCACTGCAAAAGATGCTTAAGGGCAAAGCTAACATCAATGACACGAATAAGAGTGGTGCTTCTGTTTTGATTTTAGCCACTGAAAAAGATCATGCTGAAGTCGTAAAGTTTTTGGTTGAAGAGGGAGCTGACCTCAATACAGAAACAAAAATGGGTGGCACGGCGCTTAACAGGGCTGCTGAAAATGGAAACCTAGAACTGGTAAAGTACTTTATTGATAAAGGTGCGGTGATCGGAGATCTTGCCCTTATAGCAGCCTCACGTGCAGGAAATCTTGAGGTTGTTAAGTTGTTAGTAGAATCAGGTGCACCTGTTGATGCCCAACAGCGGTGGGGACATACAGCCTTGATGCTCGCAGCTAAAAGTGGAAATACCGATGTGGTTAAATACCTTATTGATGAAGGGGCTAATGTAAAGCTGCGCGATAAAAATGGCGATACGGCTATGATGATTGCGATGGATAATGATCAGGAAGATATTGCTCTAATTCTAAAAAGAGCCGGTGCCAAAGCAGAGACTAAGCCAAAGAAAGAAGTAGCTCCTATCGTTGATGAAGATGATGATGGCGAGGTTGACGATTCTACTCCCGATGTTGATGAGCTAGTTGCTGACGATGATGACGCTCCGGACGATGTAGATTTAGACGACTAAAATGGTTAAGAGCGTTGTCTTTTATTAACCTTTATTGAATCTGAGTCATCGGTCTGTACTGAAGTCCCATATACATTAGCTACTTCGATTTCGATGGAGTCGCTTTTATTATCAAGATTGCTTGGTATCGTTTCTACAAGCCTATCTGCAATACTACTTATGCGGTTTGATTTCGCGCTTTTTCCTTTGCTATCCCAATTGCGAAGAAGGGGTATAGAAATTCCTAAAACAGTAATCGAAGTAATGATGCTTAATAGATAATTTGTGTTGAAAAAAGCTATTATGAAAGCGACGGTAGCAGCCATTCCTCCCAGTAAAAGACTTTGAACAATACTATTACTTGTACCTGCTGTCTGAGAAACCCGAAGCGTATAACGTGTTGAATTTTTAATTAGCGAAACGACCGTTTCTTCACCTGATTCAGTATCAGTATAATTGATTTCTTTTAAGTTGTTCGAAGCGAGTTTGCCTGAATCTTTTAAAATCTGCTTGCGGATTATTTCCCAGACCGTATTCTCAGAGAGCTTACTGTTAAATTCTCTTTCTTCAAAGACATGCGTTTTAGTAGATCCATTTCTAGCTTCAACATCACGAACTTTAAATTCCTGAGCTGCTATCTTAATTTGAGTTTCATTAAGTCCAACTTCTTTCCCAATCTCAATGAGTTCATCAATCGAGAAATCAGATTCAATATTATCGATTCTCGTTTTCTCTTTTTCCTGTTCCATCGCTAGTCGAATGACCTGGCGCACTTCTTCTTTAGAAAAATTGTCTGCTGGCATAATTATGATTCGTGTGCTGATAACATGATGTTATTTCTAAAACATAAAAAAAGCCCTGCTCATAAACTATGAACAGGACTTTATTTTTTATAGAACCAAATATTGGTTACTTCTGATTTGCAAACTCAAACTTTTGAAGATCATAATCAACCCCATCAGCAGGACGCAGAGTCGTTGATTTAGGCTCTAAGAAGTATTTGAGGTAGTCACGTCCACCGGCTTTTGCATCGGTACCACTTAGCTTAAAGCCACCAAATGGTTGGGCTCCAACAAGTGCCCCGGTGCACTTACGGTTGATGTATAAATTACCAACGCGGTATTCACGAAGCGCGCGATCAATTTTCTTAGGATCTTGTGAGAAGTAAGCTCCCGTCAATCCATAATCAACACCGTTGGCGATACGTAGAAGATCGTCCGTGTCTTTTCCTTTGATGAAGGCAGTAACAGGACCAAAGATTTCTTCTTGTGCAATGCGGTCATCTTCACTGATATCAGCAAACACCGTCGGTTCGATGTAATATCCTTTATCAGGAGTTTCAGCTCGTTTACCACCGGCCATCAATCGTCCTTCTTCTTTACCAATCTCGATGTAGCTCATGATTTTATCAACAGCTTTTTGATTGATAACAGCTCCGGAAATATGATTCTCTTTAGAGTTGCCAACCTTAAGTGCTTTAGTCTTGGCAGTAACTTTCTCGAGTAGCTCATCATAAATTTTCTCATGAGCAATTACTCTGGAACCCGCAGAACATTTCTGTCCCTGGAAACCAAAAGCGCCTTTAACAATTTCAGTTGCTGCTTTTTCAATATCAGCATCTTCGTCAACTACAGTGGCATTTTTTCCACCTAATTCACAAACAAGACGCTTTAAAAACTTCTGACCTTCAGGAACCTGAGCGGCAATATCAGCGAGGTGAAGACCTACTCCTTTAGATCCGGTAAAGGAAATAAAGCGTGTTTTAGGATGTTTAGCGAGATTCTCACCTACTTCAATATCGCCACCTGTTACATAGTTGAATACTCCTTTTGGAAGTCCGACTTCCTCAAAAATTTCTACCAGAAGCTGTCCCATTTTTGGAGTGTCAGGTGCAGGTTTAGCTACAACAGTATTACCCACAGCGATTGGTGCGGCAGCCATTCCTACAAAAATAGCGAATGGGAAATTCCACGGAGAGATAGAAACACCGGCGCCAATAGGCATATAAATGGTTCGGTTGTAATCACCCCAGGTCTCATCAAGCACATCCATTCCTTCATCAATGCGGAGTGCTTCATGTGCGTAATAGTCTAGGAAATCTATTGCTTCGCAGGTATCGGCATCAGCTTCCAGGTAATTTTTCCCGGCCTCGCTGATCATCCAGGCATTGATTTCCAGCCTTCGGCGACGGATAACATCTGCAGCCTTAAAAAGATAGTCAGCTCGTTTTTTAGCAGAAACATATTGCCAGCTCTCAAAAGCATCCCAAGCTTTTTCCAACGCATCGAAAGCCTGGGCTTTACTTGCCATTTGGAAGGTTCCAATAGTTTCATCAAGATTCGAAGGATTTTTGCTTTCAAAAGTTCCGGCGTCCCCTTTTACGAATTCTCCATTGATGTAAAGATCATATTCCTGATCAAAATTAGAGCGAACGTTTTCGAGCGCTTCTTTTTGAGCTTTGTCATTTGTTGGGTCGGAAAAGTCCAGATAAGTTTCATTTTTGAACTTTTCTAAGGTTCGATCGGGCATATTGCTAAATTAATTTTATTGAATTTTGAGTTTTGATGTACTAAAGATACACAGAAAAGC includes the following:
- a CDS encoding 1-pyrroline-5-carboxylate dehydrogenase (catalyzes the conversion of 1-proline-5-carboxylate dehydrogenase to L-glutamate) → MPDRTLEKFKNETYLDFSDPTNDKAQKEALENVRSNFDQEYDLYINGEFVKGDAGTFESKNPSNLDETIGTFQMASKAQAFDALEKAWDAFESWQYVSAKKRADYLFKAADVIRRRRLEINAWMISEAGKNYLEADADTCEAIDFLDYYAHEALRIDEGMDVLDETWGDYNRTIYMPIGAGVSISPWNFPFAIFVGMAAAPIAVGNTVVAKPAPDTPKMGQLLVEIFEEVGLPKGVFNYVTGGDIEVGENLAKHPKTRFISFTGSKGVGLHLADIAAQVPEGQKFLKRLVCELGGKNATVVDEDADIEKAATEIVKGAFGFQGQKCSAGSRVIAHEKIYDELLEKVTAKTKALKVGNSKENHISGAVINQKAVDKIMSYIEIGKEEGRLMAGGKRAETPDKGYYIEPTVFADISEDDRIAQEEIFGPVTAFIKGKDTDDLLRIANGVDYGLTGAYFSQDPKKIDRALREYRVGNLYINRKCTGALVGAQPFGGFKLSGTDAKAGGRDYLKYFLEPKSTTLRPADGVDYDLQKFEFANQK